A genomic stretch from Bradyrhizobium quebecense includes:
- a CDS encoding SpoVR family protein, translated as MGSSGERLFEGADWDFQTLQRIHDACEEVARKELGLDVYPNQIEVITAEQMLDAYSSVGMPLFYKHWSFGKQFAFQEASYRKGLMGLAYEIVINSSPCISYLMEENTATMQTLVIAHAAFGHNHFFKNNYLFKQWTDADGILDYLEFAKGYIAACEDRHGRETVERTLDAAHALMSHGVDRYPGKKTLDLRAEEKRAGERRQHEESVFNDLWRTVPNTKAKSKAALTAERRRALLGLPQENILYFLEKTAPRLQGWQRELIRIVRHIAQYFYPQGQTKVMNEGTATYVHYRIMNRLHQQGRITDGNFLEFLQSHTNVVFQPEFDDRRYSGFNPYALGFAMMQDIERVVKNPEDEDRAWFPDIAGKGDVEGVLREIWSNYRDESFINQFLSPALIRRFRMFHLHDDPAESQGIKVDAIHDERGYRRVRRELARQYDVGFVDANIEVVDVDLDGDRRLMLRHTTVKGAQLNETDTRRVLQHLADLWTYDVALTELDGTDKVLKEYVVSPRAAAVAA; from the coding sequence ATGGGGTCTTCCGGCGAACGGCTGTTCGAGGGCGCCGACTGGGATTTCCAGACGCTGCAGCGGATTCACGACGCCTGCGAGGAGGTCGCGCGCAAGGAGCTCGGGCTCGACGTCTATCCCAACCAGATCGAGGTGATCACCGCCGAGCAGATGCTGGACGCCTATTCGTCGGTCGGCATGCCGCTGTTCTACAAGCACTGGTCGTTCGGCAAACAGTTCGCCTTCCAGGAAGCGTCCTATCGCAAGGGCCTGATGGGCCTCGCTTATGAGATCGTGATCAACTCCTCGCCGTGCATCTCCTATCTGATGGAGGAGAACACGGCGACGATGCAGACGCTGGTGATCGCGCACGCGGCGTTCGGGCACAATCACTTCTTCAAGAACAACTATCTCTTCAAGCAGTGGACCGATGCCGACGGCATCCTCGATTATCTCGAATTCGCCAAGGGCTACATCGCGGCCTGCGAGGATCGCCATGGCCGCGAGACGGTGGAGCGGACGCTCGATGCCGCGCATGCGCTGATGTCGCATGGCGTCGACCGCTATCCCGGAAAGAAGACGCTCGACTTGCGTGCCGAGGAGAAGCGCGCCGGCGAGCGCCGGCAGCACGAGGAGAGCGTTTTCAACGATCTGTGGCGGACGGTGCCGAACACCAAGGCCAAGAGCAAGGCCGCGCTCACTGCCGAGCGCCGCCGCGCGCTGCTCGGCCTGCCCCAAGAGAACATCCTCTACTTCCTCGAGAAGACCGCGCCGCGCCTGCAAGGCTGGCAGCGCGAGCTCATTCGCATCGTGCGTCACATCGCGCAGTACTTCTACCCGCAGGGCCAGACCAAGGTGATGAACGAGGGCACCGCGACCTACGTCCATTACCGCATCATGAACCGGCTGCATCAGCAGGGCCGGATCACCGACGGCAATTTCCTCGAATTCCTGCAGTCGCACACCAATGTGGTGTTTCAGCCCGAGTTCGACGATCGCCGCTATTCCGGCTTCAATCCATACGCGCTCGGCTTTGCCATGATGCAGGACATCGAGCGGGTCGTGAAGAATCCGGAGGACGAGGACCGCGCCTGGTTCCCCGATATCGCCGGCAAGGGTGACGTCGAGGGCGTGCTGCGCGAGATCTGGAGCAACTACCGCGACGAGAGCTTCATCAACCAGTTCCTCAGCCCGGCGCTGATCCGGCGCTTCCGCATGTTCCATCTGCACGACGACCCGGCCGAAAGCCAGGGCATCAAGGTCGATGCGATCCACGACGAGCGCGGCTACCGGCGGGTGCGCCGTGAGCTGGCGCGGCAATACGATGTCGGCTTCGTCGACGCCAATATCGAGGTCGTGGATGTCGATCTCGACGGCGATCGCCGGCTGATGCTGCGTCATACCACCGTGAAGGGCGCGCAACTCAACGAGACCGACACGCGGCGCGTGCTGCAGCATCTCGCCGATCTGTGGACCTACGACGTGGCACTCACCGAACTCGACGGCACCGACAAGGTGCTGAAGGAATACGTCGTCAGCCCGCGCGCGGCTGCGGTCGCTGCCTGA
- a CDS encoding YeaH/YhbH family protein, which yields MHIVDRRLNPGSKSLENRQRFLRRAKALVQGAVKKSSQDRDIKDVLEGGEVTIPLDGMDEPRFRREGGTRDMVLPGNKKFVEGDWLQRPNQSGAKGSGAGEGDSEDAFRFVLSREEFVDLFLDDLELPDLAKRKLAQTESEGIQRAGYATSGSPANISISRTVGRALARRVALRRPRKDEIEALEAELAACEDETRRRELLTLLEALKAKAKRIPFIDPIDIRYRRFETVPKPVAQAVMFCLMDVSGSMSEHMKDLAKRFYMLLYVFLKRRYKHVEIVFIRHTDRAEEVDEDTFFHGPASGGTLVSSALVAMNDIVRTRFRPADWNIYAAQASDGDNMTSDSAVTGHLLTDKILPVCQFFAYLEVGEAANYTFDMPDSSLWTLYERLRNDGAPLSMRKVSERGEIFPVFQDLFKRRTSQERV from the coding sequence ATGCATATCGTCGATCGGCGGCTGAATCCGGGTAGCAAGAGCCTGGAGAATCGTCAGCGCTTCCTGCGGCGCGCCAAGGCGCTGGTGCAGGGGGCCGTCAAGAAGTCGTCGCAGGACCGGGACATCAAGGATGTCCTGGAGGGTGGCGAGGTGACCATCCCGCTGGACGGCATGGATGAGCCGCGGTTCCGGCGCGAGGGCGGCACGCGTGACATGGTGCTGCCGGGCAACAAGAAATTCGTCGAGGGCGACTGGCTGCAGCGTCCGAACCAGAGCGGCGCCAAGGGCTCCGGCGCGGGCGAGGGCGACAGCGAGGACGCCTTCCGCTTCGTGCTGAGCCGCGAGGAGTTCGTCGACCTCTTCCTTGACGACCTCGAACTGCCTGATCTTGCCAAGCGCAAGCTCGCTCAAACCGAGAGCGAGGGCATCCAGCGCGCCGGTTATGCGACCTCGGGCTCGCCCGCCAACATCTCGATCAGCCGCACGGTGGGCCGGGCACTGGCGCGTCGCGTGGCGCTGCGCCGGCCGCGCAAGGACGAGATCGAGGCGCTCGAGGCGGAGCTCGCGGCGTGCGAAGACGAGACTCGCCGCCGAGAACTGCTCACGCTACTCGAAGCGCTGAAGGCCAAGGCCAAGCGGATCCCCTTCATCGATCCGATCGACATCCGCTACCGCCGCTTCGAGACGGTGCCGAAGCCGGTGGCGCAGGCCGTGATGTTCTGCCTGATGGACGTCTCGGGCTCGATGTCCGAGCACATGAAGGATCTGGCAAAGCGGTTCTACATGCTGCTCTACGTCTTCCTGAAGCGGCGCTACAAGCATGTCGAGATCGTGTTCATCCGGCACACCGACCGCGCCGAGGAGGTGGACGAGGATACGTTCTTCCATGGACCGGCGTCCGGCGGCACGCTGGTGTCGAGCGCGCTGGTTGCGATGAACGACATCGTCCGCACCCGCTTCCGTCCCGCCGACTGGAACATCTACGCCGCGCAGGCCTCGGACGGCGACAACATGACTTCCGACAGCGCGGTGACCGGGCATCTGTTGACCGACAAGATCCTGCCGGTCTGCCAGTTCTTCGCCTATCTCGAGGTCGGCGAGGCCGCCAACTACACCTTCGACATGCCGGACTCCTCGCTCTGGACGCTGTATGAGCGTCTGCGCAACGACGGCGCGCCGTTGTCGATGCGCAAGGTGAGCGAGCGGGGCGAGATCTTCCCGGTGTTCCAGGACCTGTTCAAGCGCCGCACCAGCCAGGAAAGGGTATAG
- a CDS encoding PrkA family serine protein kinase: protein MYNDSLFNAFARSFEARSQTDMSMAEYLESCRSDPMRYANAAERLLAAIGEPQMIDTAKDPRLGRIFLNRTIRSYPAFAGFFGMEDTIERLVGFFRHAAQGLEERKQILYLLGPVGGGKSSLAERIKALMEIHPIYVLKAGDELSPVFESPLGLFDPEQLGPMIEEKYGIPRRRLSGLMSPWAYKRLEAFGGDISQFRVARIQPSRLRQIAVAKTEPGDENNQDISSLVGKVDIRKLETYAQNDPDAYSYSGGLNRANQGVLEFVEMFKAPIKMLHPLLTATQEGNYIGTENIGAIPFTGIILAHSNEAEWQSFKTNKNNEAFIDRICVIKVPYCLRVTEEQKIYEKLIQTSELAAAPCAPATLETLARFSVMSRLRKHENSTLFGKMRVYDGESLKESDPKARSVQEYKDAAGVDEGMDGVSTRFAFKVLASTFNHDTTEVGADAVHLMYVLEMAIRREQLPDEVEKRYLEFIKADLAPRYAEFIGNEIQKAYLESYADYGQNLFDRYVDYADAWIEDQDFKDPDTGQLMNRELLNQELTKIEKPAGIANPKDFRNEVVKFSLRSRAHNGGKNPSWTSYEKVRDVIEKRIFSQVEDLLPVISFGSKKDGETEKKHGEFVERMVERGYTERQVRRLVEWYMRVKQAG, encoded by the coding sequence ATGTACAACGATTCTTTGTTCAACGCCTTCGCAAGGTCGTTTGAAGCGCGAAGCCAGACCGACATGTCGATGGCCGAGTATTTGGAGTCGTGTCGAAGTGACCCGATGCGATATGCCAATGCGGCCGAGCGGTTATTAGCGGCGATCGGTGAGCCCCAGATGATCGACACGGCCAAGGACCCACGCCTTGGCCGTATCTTTTTGAACCGTACGATCAGGTCGTATCCGGCCTTCGCCGGCTTCTTCGGCATGGAGGACACGATCGAGCGCCTGGTCGGCTTCTTCCGCCACGCCGCACAGGGCCTCGAAGAGCGCAAGCAGATCCTCTATCTGCTCGGACCGGTTGGTGGCGGCAAGTCGTCGCTCGCCGAGCGCATCAAGGCGCTGATGGAAATTCATCCGATCTACGTGCTGAAGGCGGGTGACGAGCTGTCGCCGGTGTTCGAGAGCCCGCTCGGGCTATTCGACCCCGAGCAGCTCGGGCCGATGATCGAGGAGAAGTACGGCATCCCGCGCCGCCGGCTGAGCGGGCTGATGTCGCCCTGGGCCTACAAGCGGCTCGAGGCCTTCGGCGGCGACATCTCGCAATTCCGCGTCGCGCGCATCCAGCCCTCCCGGCTGCGCCAGATCGCGGTCGCCAAGACCGAGCCCGGTGACGAGAACAACCAGGACATCTCCTCGCTGGTCGGCAAGGTCGACATCCGCAAGCTCGAGACCTACGCCCAGAACGACCCCGACGCCTACAGCTATTCCGGCGGCCTCAACCGCGCCAACCAGGGCGTGCTCGAGTTCGTCGAGATGTTCAAGGCGCCGATCAAGATGCTGCACCCGCTGCTGACCGCGACGCAGGAGGGCAACTACATCGGCACCGAGAACATCGGTGCGATCCCGTTCACCGGCATCATCCTCGCGCACTCGAACGAAGCCGAGTGGCAGAGCTTCAAGACCAACAAGAACAACGAGGCCTTCATCGACCGCATCTGCGTCATCAAGGTCCCGTACTGCCTGCGGGTCACCGAGGAGCAGAAGATCTACGAGAAGCTGATCCAGACCTCCGAGCTTGCCGCCGCGCCGTGCGCACCGGCCACGCTGGAAACGCTGGCCCGCTTCTCGGTGATGTCGCGGCTGCGCAAGCACGAGAACTCCACGCTGTTCGGCAAGATGCGGGTCTATGACGGCGAGAGCCTGAAGGAATCCGATCCGAAGGCGCGCAGCGTGCAGGAATACAAGGACGCGGCCGGCGTCGACGAGGGCATGGACGGCGTCTCCACCCGCTTTGCCTTCAAGGTGCTGGCATCGACGTTCAATCACGACACCACCGAGGTCGGCGCCGACGCGGTGCATCTGATGTATGTGCTGGAGATGGCGATCCGGCGCGAGCAGCTGCCTGACGAGGTCGAGAAGCGCTATCTCGAATTCATCAAGGCCGACCTCGCGCCGCGCTATGCCGAGTTCATCGGCAACGAGATCCAGAAGGCCTATCTGGAATCCTACGCCGACTACGGCCAGAACCTGTTCGACCGCTATGTCGACTACGCCGATGCCTGGATCGAGGACCAGGACTTCAAGGATCCCGACACCGGCCAGCTGATGAACCGCGAGCTCTTGAACCAGGAGCTGACCAAGATCGAGAAGCCGGCCGGCATCGCCAACCCGAAGGACTTCCGCAACGAGGTCGTCAAGTTCTCGCTGCGTTCGCGGGCGCACAATGGCGGCAAGAATCCGAGCTGGACCTCCTACGAAAAGGTTCGCGACGTGATCGAGAAACGGATATTCTCCCAGGTCGAGGATCTGCTTCCGGTCATCTCGTTCGGCTCCAAGAAGGACGGCGAGACCGAGAAGAAGCATGGCGAATTCGTCGAGCGGATGGTGGAGCGCGGCTATACCGAGCGCCAGGTCCGCCGGCTCGTCGAGTGGTACATGCGAGTGAAGCAGGCCGGCTAG
- a CDS encoding DsrE family protein yields MHRRSILWGALSAIGAAFTASRANAATETPPPGRLKVVYHLDDLDKVNFVIGNIQNHLDGVGGPGNVTIALVVHGQALKAFHSAAVNPGLSKQVGQFTKDGIALAACGNTMKSQNITLADLLPGFVAAERGGVVRLAELQSQGYLYLRP; encoded by the coding sequence ATGCACCGACGCAGCATCCTGTGGGGCGCCCTCTCGGCGATCGGCGCTGCCTTTACAGCGTCACGGGCGAACGCGGCTACTGAGACCCCACCACCGGGAAGGCTGAAGGTGGTCTATCACCTCGACGACCTCGACAAGGTCAATTTCGTGATCGGCAACATCCAGAACCACCTCGACGGCGTCGGCGGCCCCGGCAATGTGACGATCGCGCTCGTGGTGCACGGCCAGGCGCTGAAGGCGTTTCATTCGGCGGCGGTCAATCCCGGCCTGTCGAAGCAGGTCGGCCAGTTCACCAAGGATGGCATCGCGCTCGCCGCCTGCGGCAACACCATGAAATCGCAGAACATCACCCTCGCCGACCTGCTCCCGGGCTTCGTTGCCGCCGAACGCGGCGGCGTGGTCCGCCTCGCCGAGCTGCAATCCCAAGGCTACCTCTACCTGCGGCCCTGA
- a CDS encoding bifunctional transaldolase/phosoglucose isomerase, whose amino-acid sequence MNPVKALENHRQAVWLDFLARGFVAKGDLKRLIETDGVKGVTSNPSIFEKAIGSSDEYDGAIGKALKKGDRSVADLFEHLAVEDIQHAADVLRPVYDQSHGGDGFVSLEVSPYLAMDTKGTIAEAERLWKDVHRKNLMVKVPATPEGLPAVEYLIGEGISINITLLFSQKVYRQVAEAYLKGLEKYVAKGGDPSHVASVASFFVSRIDSAVDKQLDEKIARANDPSEKERLAALKGKVAIANAKLAYQDYKRLFSGPRWDKLTAKGAKPQRLLWASTGTKNKDYSDVLYVEELIGPDTVNTVPPATLDAFRDHGKVRDSLEENVEDARHVLEELEKSGISLDAITEELVKDGVKLFADAADKLYGAVAHKRATSLGGGIDHQKLALGAGIEKAVEKSTEEWRASAKIRRLWHKDKSVWTGDDEDKWLGWLTSAATADVADYEDFAKRVKGQNFTDAVVLGMGGSSLGPEVLAQTFPHKSGFPRLHVLDSTDPAQVRAMEEYVDIAKTLFIVSSKSGGTTEPNVMKDYFFDRVAKAIGKDKAGHRFIAVTDPGSSLQKVAIKQGFARIFYGDPAIGGRYSVLSPFGLVPAAAAGIDVRSLLGHTLAMVRSCGADVPPQENPGVQLGLAMGIAGLEGRDKVTIFASPEIADFGAWAEQLIAESTGKDGKGLIPIEGETIGDAAVYGNDRFFVDLRTEGEHDAAHEAKLAALEAAGHPVVRIVMKSIDHIGQEFFRFEIATAVAGAILGINPFNQPDVEAAKIKTRELTAAFEKTGSLPAEQPVVSADGVELYTDVQNAEELRKAGANGDLNSWIKAHLSRSARGDYVALLAYIERDGDTIDAMQAMRLKVRDAKHLATCAEFGPRFLHSTGQAYKGGPDSGVFLQVTTDDSKDLPVPGQKASFGVIKAAQARGDFDVLTERGRRALRVHLKGDLTSGLAALDAAISAALN is encoded by the coding sequence ATGAACCCCGTCAAAGCACTCGAAAATCACCGCCAGGCCGTCTGGCTGGACTTCCTTGCCCGCGGCTTCGTCGCCAAGGGCGACCTGAAGCGGCTGATCGAGACCGACGGCGTCAAAGGTGTGACGTCCAACCCCTCGATCTTCGAGAAGGCGATCGGCAGCTCGGACGAGTATGACGGGGCGATCGGCAAGGCCCTCAAGAAGGGCGACCGCTCGGTCGCCGACCTGTTCGAACACCTCGCGGTCGAGGACATCCAGCACGCCGCCGACGTGCTGCGCCCGGTCTACGACCAGAGCCATGGCGGCGACGGCTTCGTCAGCCTCGAAGTGTCGCCCTATCTCGCGATGGACACCAAGGGCACGATCGCGGAGGCCGAACGGCTCTGGAAGGACGTCCACCGCAAGAACCTGATGGTCAAGGTGCCGGCGACGCCGGAGGGCCTGCCGGCGGTCGAGTATCTGATCGGCGAAGGCATCAGCATCAACATCACGCTGCTGTTCTCGCAGAAGGTCTATCGCCAGGTCGCGGAGGCCTATCTCAAGGGCCTGGAGAAGTACGTCGCCAAGGGCGGCGACCCCTCCCATGTGGCAAGCGTCGCCAGCTTCTTCGTCAGCCGCATCGACAGCGCCGTCGACAAGCAGCTCGACGAGAAGATCGCGCGCGCCAACGACCCGTCCGAGAAGGAGCGGCTCGCGGCCTTGAAGGGCAAGGTCGCGATCGCGAATGCAAAGCTCGCCTACCAGGACTACAAGCGCCTGTTCTCCGGCCCGCGCTGGGACAAGCTCACGGCCAAGGGCGCCAAGCCACAGCGGCTGCTGTGGGCTTCGACCGGCACCAAGAACAAGGACTATAGCGACGTGCTCTATGTCGAGGAGCTGATCGGCCCCGATACCGTCAACACCGTGCCGCCGGCAACCCTCGATGCGTTCCGCGACCATGGCAAGGTCCGCGACAGCCTCGAGGAGAATGTCGAGGACGCCCGCCACGTGCTGGAGGAGCTCGAGAAGTCCGGCATCTCGCTCGATGCGATCACCGAGGAGCTGGTCAAGGACGGCGTCAAGCTGTTCGCCGACGCGGCCGACAAGCTGTACGGCGCGGTCGCCCACAAGCGCGCGACCTCGCTCGGCGGCGGCATCGACCATCAGAAGCTGGCGCTCGGCGCCGGCATCGAGAAGGCGGTCGAGAAAAGCACCGAGGAATGGCGTGCGTCGGCCAAGATCCGAAGGCTCTGGCACAAGGACAAGTCGGTCTGGACCGGCGATGACGAGGACAAATGGCTGGGCTGGCTGACCAGCGCCGCGACCGCCGACGTCGCCGACTACGAGGATTTCGCCAAGCGCGTGAAGGGCCAGAACTTCACCGACGCCGTTGTGCTCGGCATGGGCGGATCGAGCCTCGGGCCGGAGGTCTTGGCGCAGACCTTCCCGCACAAGTCCGGCTTCCCGCGGCTGCACGTGCTCGACTCCACCGATCCGGCGCAGGTGCGCGCGATGGAGGAGTATGTCGACATCGCCAAGACGCTGTTCATCGTCTCCTCCAAATCGGGCGGCACGACCGAGCCGAACGTGATGAAGGACTATTTCTTCGACCGGGTGGCCAAGGCAATCGGCAAGGACAAGGCCGGCCATCGCTTCATCGCGGTGACCGACCCCGGCTCGTCGCTGCAGAAGGTCGCGATCAAGCAGGGCTTTGCCCGTATCTTCTACGGCGATCCCGCGATCGGCGGCCGCTATTCCGTGCTGTCGCCGTTCGGCCTGGTGCCGGCGGCGGCCGCAGGCATCGACGTCCGCAGCCTGCTCGGTCATACGCTCGCCATGGTGCGCTCCTGCGGCGCCGACGTGCCGCCGCAGGAAAACCCGGGCGTCCAGCTCGGGCTGGCGATGGGCATCGCCGGGCTCGAAGGCCGCGACAAGGTGACGATCTTCGCCTCCCCCGAGATCGCCGATTTCGGCGCCTGGGCCGAGCAGCTGATCGCGGAATCGACCGGCAAGGACGGCAAGGGCCTGATCCCGATCGAGGGCGAAACCATCGGCGACGCCGCGGTCTACGGCAACGACCGCTTCTTCGTCGACCTGCGCACCGAGGGCGAGCACGACGCCGCGCATGAGGCCAAGCTCGCCGCGCTCGAGGCCGCCGGCCATCCCGTGGTCCGGATCGTGATGAAATCGATCGACCATATCGGCCAGGAGTTCTTCCGCTTCGAGATCGCGACCGCGGTGGCAGGCGCGATCCTCGGCATCAACCCGTTCAACCAGCCCGACGTCGAGGCCGCCAAGATCAAGACCCGCGAGCTGACCGCAGCGTTCGAGAAAACCGGATCGCTGCCGGCCGAGCAGCCGGTGGTCTCGGCGGATGGAGTCGAGCTCTACACCGACGTGCAGAACGCCGAGGAGTTGCGCAAGGCCGGCGCCAATGGCGACCTCAATTCCTGGATTAAGGCGCATCTCTCCCGCTCCGCCCGCGGCGACTATGTCGCCCTGCTCGCCTATATCGAGCGCGACGGCGACACCATCGATGCCATGCAGGCGATGCGGCTGAAGGTGCGCGACGCGAAACACCTTGCGACCTGCGCCGAATTCGGCCCGCGCTTCCTGCATTCGACCGGACAGGCCTACAAGGGCGGGCCCGACAGCGGCGTGTTCCTGCAGGTCACGACCGACGACAGCAAGGACCTTCCGGTGCCCGGCCAGAAGGCGAGCTTCGGCGTGATCAAGGCGGCGCAGGCGCGCGGCGATTTCGACGTCCTCACCGAGCGCGGCCGGCGGGCGTTGCGCGTGCATCTCAAGGGCGATCTCACCTCCGGGCTTGCGGCACTCGATGCCGCGATCTCGGCCGCACTGAACTGA
- the gnd gene encoding phosphogluconate dehydrogenase (NAD(+)-dependent, decarboxylating), with product MQLGMIGLGRMGGNIVRRLMSNGHTTVVYDKDPKAVAALVADNATGSSSLEDFVLKLEAPRTAWVMLPAGKITEATIEALSKLMQPGDVIIDGGNTFWQDDVRRGKALRERGLHYVDVGTSGGIWGIERGYCMMIGGDKAVVDRLDPIFRTLAPGIGDIPRTSGREGRDVRIEQGYIHAGPIGAGHFVKMIHNGIEYGLMQAYAEGFDILKNANIEALPADHRFDLDIADIAEVWRRGSVIPSWLLDLTASALAQNHTLDNYSGFVEDSGEGRWTVNAAVDEAVPAEVLTAALYTRFRSRKDHTFAEKILSAMRAGFGGHKEPPKKA from the coding sequence ATGCAACTCGGCATGATCGGCCTCGGGCGGATGGGCGGCAACATCGTCCGCCGCCTGATGAGCAACGGCCACACCACCGTGGTCTACGACAAGGACCCCAAGGCGGTCGCGGCGCTGGTCGCCGACAACGCCACCGGTTCCTCGTCGCTGGAGGATTTCGTGCTCAAGCTGGAAGCGCCGCGCACCGCCTGGGTGATGCTGCCGGCCGGCAAGATCACCGAAGCCACCATCGAAGCGCTGTCGAAGCTGATGCAGCCCGGCGACGTCATCATCGACGGCGGCAACACCTTCTGGCAGGACGACGTCCGCCGCGGCAAGGCGCTTCGGGAGCGCGGGCTGCACTATGTCGACGTCGGCACCAGCGGCGGCATCTGGGGCATCGAGCGTGGCTACTGCATGATGATCGGCGGCGACAAGGCAGTCGTCGACCGGCTCGATCCGATCTTCAGGACGCTGGCGCCCGGCATCGGCGACATCCCGCGCACCTCCGGCCGCGAGGGGCGCGATGTCAGGATCGAACAGGGCTACATCCACGCCGGTCCGATCGGCGCCGGGCATTTCGTCAAGATGATCCACAACGGCATCGAATACGGCCTGATGCAGGCCTACGCCGAAGGCTTCGACATCCTGAAGAACGCCAATATCGAGGCGCTGCCGGCGGACCATCGCTTTGATCTCGACATCGCCGACATTGCCGAAGTCTGGCGGCGCGGCAGCGTGATCCCGTCCTGGCTGCTGGACCTCACGGCCTCGGCGCTGGCGCAGAACCACACGCTCGACAATTACTCCGGCTTTGTCGAGGATTCCGGCGAAGGCCGCTGGACCGTGAATGCCGCGGTCGACGAGGCGGTGCCGGCCGAGGTGCTGACGGCGGCGCTCTACACCCGCTTCCGCTCGCGCAAGGACCACACCTTCGCCGAGAAGATCCTCTCGGCGATGCGCGCAGGGTTTGGCGGCCACAAGGAGCCGCCGAAGAAGGCTTAA
- the zwf gene encoding glucose-6-phosphate dehydrogenase has protein sequence MQKKPDPCSFIIFGATGDLTHRLVVPALYNLAAGNLLPEKFCVVGIVRKGMSSEQLTDSLMQGLRKFATRPVDEAIAKRLFECVTSIEADPRDPASFDAMNERLDKLETARGTGGNRLFYLATPPNAFLPISEQLGRTGMLEENGAWRRLIIEKPFGTDLASARALNSALLKLMDEHQIYRIDHYLGKETVQNILVLRFANGMFEPIWNRNHIDHVQITVDEKLGVGHRGSFYDATGALRDMVPNHLFQLLSLVTMEPPARFDAHAVRSEKAEVLSAIQIQSTQEALSNSVRGQYRGGRIGDAEIEDYLKTPDVKPDSSTETYAALKLTIDNWRWAGVPFYLRTGKALTTKRTEIAIKFKQAPFAMFRDTAVDRLSQNYLVISTEPTEGIELQFNTKVPGPAINIDGVEMKFRYKDYFKAEPSTGYETLIYDCMIGDNLLFQRADSVEAGWQAVQPFLDAWKTAGGRGLQPYKAGSEGPEAANALLTRDGRSWRKLS, from the coding sequence GTGCAGAAGAAACCCGATCCTTGCTCCTTCATCATCTTCGGCGCCACCGGTGATCTGACACACCGGCTGGTCGTTCCGGCGCTCTACAATCTCGCCGCCGGCAATCTGCTGCCGGAGAAATTCTGCGTGGTCGGCATTGTCCGCAAGGGCATGTCGAGCGAGCAGCTGACCGACAGCCTGATGCAGGGGCTGCGCAAGTTCGCCACCCGCCCCGTCGACGAGGCGATCGCGAAGCGGCTGTTCGAATGCGTCACCTCGATCGAGGCCGATCCGCGCGATCCCGCTTCGTTCGACGCCATGAACGAACGGCTCGACAAGCTCGAGACCGCCCGCGGCACCGGTGGCAACCGGCTGTTCTATCTCGCGACCCCGCCGAACGCCTTCCTGCCGATCAGCGAGCAGCTCGGACGCACCGGCATGCTGGAGGAGAACGGCGCCTGGCGTCGGCTGATCATCGAAAAGCCGTTCGGCACCGATCTGGCATCGGCCAGGGCGCTGAATTCAGCGCTGCTGAAGCTGATGGACGAGCACCAAATCTACCGGATCGACCATTACCTCGGCAAGGAAACCGTCCAGAACATCCTGGTGCTGCGCTTTGCCAACGGCATGTTCGAGCCGATCTGGAACCGCAACCACATCGACCACGTCCAGATCACCGTCGACGAGAAGCTCGGCGTCGGCCATCGCGGCAGCTTCTATGACGCCACCGGCGCGCTGCGCGACATGGTGCCGAACCATCTGTTCCAGCTGCTCTCGCTGGTGACGATGGAGCCGCCGGCGCGCTTCGACGCCCATGCGGTGCGCTCGGAAAAGGCCGAGGTGCTGAGCGCGATCCAGATCCAGAGCACGCAGGAGGCGCTGTCCAATTCGGTGCGCGGCCAATATCGCGGCGGCCGGATCGGCGACGCCGAGATCGAGGACTATCTCAAGACACCGGACGTCAAGCCCGACAGCTCGACCGAGACCTATGCGGCACTGAAGCTGACCATCGACAATTGGCGCTGGGCCGGCGTGCCGTTCTACCTGCGCACCGGCAAGGCACTGACCACCAAGCGCACCGAGATCGCGATCAAGTTCAAGCAGGCGCCGTTCGCGATGTTCCGCGATACCGCGGTCGACCGCCTGTCGCAGAACTACCTCGTCATTTCGACCGAGCCGACCGAAGGCATCGAGCTGCAGTTCAACACCAAGGTGCCGGGCCCGGCCATCAACATCGACGGCGTCGAGATGAAGTTCCGCTACAAGGACTACTTCAAGGCGGAGCCGTCGACCGGTTACGAGACACTGATCTACGACTGCATGATCGGCGACAATTTGCTGTTCCAGCGCGCCGATAGCGTCGAGGCCGGATGGCAGGCGGTGCAGCCCTTCCTCGACGCCTGGAAGACTGCCGGCGGGCGCGGCCTGCAACCCTACAAGGCCGGCAGCGAAGGCCCGGAGGCGGCCAACGCGCTGCTGACGCGCGACGGCCGCAGCTGGCGGAAGCTCAGCTGA